TTACCGCCCAGACCGGAGTCATCGAGCTGGGAAATATACAAAATTATCAGGGGAGACAGATCATCGTCAACCGGGTGCCCCTGTTTAACAATGGCGAGCTGAGCGGCGCTTTCGGCGAAATTTTGTTCAAAGACATCAGTGAAATCAGCCGCCTGCTGGACCGGCTCCATCGGCTGGAGCGGCAGGTAGACAGCTACAAGCAGCAGTTGAAAGAGGTCCGCGTTGCCGAACATACCTTTGACGACATCGCCGGCCGTTCCCGTGTCATGGTGCAGGTAAAAAATCTGGCGGCGAAAGCGGCTTTGACTGACAGCAATGTGCTGATTACCGGCGAAAGCGGCACCGGCAAAGAACTGTTCGCCCATGCCATTCATAATGCCAGCCGCCGGCAGGGTATGCCGTTTGTGGCGATCAACTGTGCGGCGATCCCCGCCGAGCTGCTGGAAACCGAACTATTCGGATACGATGAAGGGGCCTTTAGCGGCGCCAAACGGGGCGGCAAAAAAGGCAAGTTTGAATTGGCCGATAACGGGACAATTTTTCTCGATGAAATCGGCGATATGCCGCTGGCAATGCAGGCCAAACTGCTGCGCGTCCTGGAAGAGCGCAGCTTTGACCGGGTGGGGGGCACGAAAACCCAGCCGGTGGACATCCGCATTATGGCCGCTACCAACAAGCCGCTGCCGCAAATGATCCAGGAGCAAACCTTCCGGAAAGATCTGTATTATCGCCTGAATGTAATCAGCCTGGCCCTCCCCCCCTTGCGGGAGCACCGGGAAGACTTAGGGGAACTGGCAGAGGGACTGATGGCCGCCCTCTGTAAAAAAACCGGTCTGCCGCCGAAACGGCTGACACCGGAAACCATGGCTCTGTTCCGGGAATATCATTGGCCCGGCAATGTCCGGGAACTGGCCAACCTGTTGGAACAACTGCTGGTGACCATCCGTGGGCCGCTGATTACGCCCCGTCACCTGCCTCATCTGAACTGGCTGTCCCCCCGGCGGCGGTTGGCCGGGATGGAGTTGATCCGGAAACAGGCGGTTTGTCAGGTC
The window above is part of the Acetonema longum DSM 6540 genome. Proteins encoded here:
- a CDS encoding sigma 54-interacting transcriptional regulator; amino-acid sequence: MLVRNYMSTYPKTLGPDNTLKDAARLFFKYRLSGAPVITPAQEICGLITHRHLIGAITEDLPFSLPVSQVMTKNVITVTLDTPLEEARQIPVSHLPVVSDDRKLAGMLTPQDFLTAFYAQLHRANDEIQALVRSAHNGIVVINAFGIITTFNAAAAVLTGVPESAAIGAYIADVIPHTGLTRVLSTGKSETSQPITINGQALVSNRSPICEGSKIVGALAIIQDTSELVQAARQLNDTLQHAEVLENIFESLRQGIVVVDQNGVIIKVNRSYEEIFGIAREDLLNRPAQETIENTRLHVTAQTGVIELGNIQNYQGRQIIVNRVPLFNNGELSGAFGEILFKDISEISRLLDRLHRLERQVDSYKQQLKEVRVAEHTFDDIAGRSRVMVQVKNLAAKAALTDSNVLITGESGTGKELFAHAIHNASRRQGMPFVAINCAAIPAELLETELFGYDEGAFSGAKRGGKKGKFELADNGTIFLDEIGDMPLAMQAKLLRVLEERSFDRVGGTKTQPVDIRIMAATNKPLPQMIQEQTFRKDLYYRLNVISLALPPLREHREDLGELAEGLMAALCKKTGLPPKRLTPETMALFREYHWPGNVRELANLLEQLLVTIRGPLITPRHLPHLNWLSPRRRLAGMELIRKQAVCQVKPSRSGLPKP